A genomic window from Denticeps clupeoides chromosome 11, fDenClu1.1, whole genome shotgun sequence includes:
- the isca1 gene encoding iron-sulfur cluster assembly 1 homolog, mitochondrial: protein MSASVVRATVRAVSRRKVLPARAALTLTPSAVNRIKQLLQERPESIGLKVGVRTRGCNGLTYTLDYTKQKEQSDEEVLQDGVRVFIEKKAQLTLLGTEMDFVETKLSSEFVFNNPNIKGTCGCGESFNV, encoded by the exons ATGTCGGCCTCGGTGGTGAGAGCTACGGTCCGGGCGGTGAGCAGGAGGAAGGTCCTGCCCGCCAGAGCTGCTTTAACGCTG ACCCCGTCGGCGGTGAACCGCATcaagcagctgctgcaggagcgGCCGGAGAGT ATCGGCCTGAAGGTGGGCGTGCGGACGCGAGGCTGTAATGGCCTCACCTACACGCTGGACTACACCAAGCAGAAGGAGCAGTCCGACGAGGAGGTGCTGCAGGACG GCGTGCGCGTGTTTATTGAGAAGAAGGCCCAGCTCACTCTGTTGGGGACCGAGATGGACTTTGTGGAGACCAAGCTGTCCAGCGAGTTCGTCTTCAACAACCCAAACATCAAGGGAACGTGCGGCTGTGGCGAAAGTTTCAACGTCTGA
- the psat1 gene encoding phosphoserine aminotransferase has protein sequence MEQKRAINFGAGPAKLPHAVLLRAQEELLDYSGIGISVLEMSHRSADFTKILHGAETLLRELLHVPDGYRVMFLQGGGSGQFSAVPMNLIGLKPGRSADYIVTGTWSAKAAKEAEKYGNVNVIHPRLDSYTKVPDPSSWTLSPSASYVYYCCNETVHGVEFNFTPDTKDVVLVSDMSSNFLSRPVDVSKFGLIFAGAQKNVGCAGVTVVIVREDLLGNALRECPVILDYQVQAGNNSLYNTPPCFSIYIMGLVLEWIKTEGGIKVMEQLNLEKSSMIYDIINASNGFYSCPVEPPCRSRMNVPFRVGRRDGDKVLEKRFLDGASKLGMMSLKGHRSVGGVRASLYNAVTVEDARALARYMERFLKEHQPAGGV, from the exons ATGGAGCAGAAACGCGCCATCAACTTCGGGGCGGGACCCGCCAAACTCCCACACGCG GTTCTGCTGCGGGCgcaggaggagctgctggaCTACAGCGGGATCGGGATCAGCGTTCTGG AAATGAGCCACAGGTCCGCCGACTTCACCAAGATCCTGCACGGCGCGGAGACGCTGCTGCGCGAGCTGCT GCACGTCCCGGACGGCTACAGGGTCATGTTCCTGCAGGGCGGAGGCTCCGGCCAGTTCAGCGCCGTCCCCATGAACCTCATCGGCCTGAAGCCCGGCCGGAGCGCGGACTACATCGTCACGGGGACGTGGTCGGCCAAGGCCGCCAAGGAGGCGGAGAAATACGGCAACGTGAACGTCATCCACCCCAGACTGGACTCGTACACCA AGGTTCCAGACCCCAGCAGCTGGACGCTGAGCCCCTCCGCCTCCTATGTCTACTACTGCTGCAATGAAACGGTCCACGGCGTGGAGTTCAACTTCACCCCTGACACCAAGGACGTGGTTCTGGTCAGCGACATGTCCTCCAACTTCCTGTCTCGGCCAGTCGATGTGTCCAAG TTCGGGCTGATCTTTGCGGGTGCGCAGAAGAACGTTGGCTGTGCTGGTGTTACCGTGGTGATCGTGAGAGAGGACCTGTTGGGAAATGCCCTGAGAGAGTGTCCCGTCATCCTGGACTACCAGGTGCAGGCTGGGAACAACTCGCTCTACAACACCCCACCCTGCTTCAG CATCTACATCATGGGCCTGGTACTGGAGTGGATCAAGACCGAAGGTGGCATCAAGGTCATGGAACAGCTCAACCTGGAGAAGTCCTCCATGATCTACGACATCATCAACGCGTCCAACGGATTCTACTC GTGCCCTGTGGAGCCGCCCTGCCGCAGCCGCATGAACGTCCCGTTTCGCGTCGGCCGGAGGGACGGGGACAAGGTTCTGGAGAAGCGCTTCCTGGATGGAGCTTCTAAGTTGGGCATGATGTCCCTGAAGGGCCACAG GTCGGTGGGCGGCGTCCGAGCGTCCCTCTACAACGCCGTGACCGTGGAGGACGCCCGGGCCCTCGCCCGCTACATGGAGCGCTTCCTGAAGGAGCACCAGCCGGCGGGCGGCGTGTGA
- the kiss1rb gene encoding KISS1 receptor b isoform X1, with translation MTENRTAGLPCSPDPEDAGCSGSHGPGVQSPPLLVDAWLVPLFFTLIMLAGLVGNSLVIYVVTRQQQMKTVTNLYIVNLATTDILFLVCCVPFTATLYPLPSWVFGDFMCRLVSYVQQVTAQATCITLSAMSVDRFYVTVRPLQSLHLRTPGLAAAICASIWAGSLLLSVPVAAYQRLESGFWYGPRTYCAEVFPSAGHQRAFILYSFMAVYLLPLLTICFCYTFMLKHMSRASVEPMDSVHQHVHAERSEAVRVKVSRMVLVMVLLFTVCWGPIHILIVLQAFHPAAPLRSYTLYKLKIWAHCMSYSNSSINPLIYAFMGANFRKAFRSAFPAVFKRRPRDTRTIPTTPDTEMNFLSSVQ, from the exons ATGACTGAGAACAGAACCGCAGGGCTGCCCTGCAGTCCGGACCCTGAGGACGCGGGGTGTTCTGGGTCACACGGACCAGGAGTCCAGAGCCCCCCgctgctggtggacgcgtggCTGGTTCCTCTGTTCTTCACACTGATCATGCTGGCGGGGCTGGTGGGGAACTCACTGGTCATCTATGTGGTGACCAGGCAGCAGCAGATGAAGACGGTCACCAATCTCTACATCG TGAATCTGGCCACAACAGACATCCTCTTCCTGGTCTGCTGTGTCCCCTTCACTGCCACCCTCTACCCCCTGCCCAGCTGGGTGTTTGGTGACTTCATGTGCCGACTGGTTAGCTATGTCCAGCAG GTCACGGCCCAGGCGACGTGCATCACCCTGTCTGCGATGAGCGTGGACCGCTTCTACGTGACGGTGCGCCCGCTGCAGTCCCTTCACCTCCGAACTCCCGGCCTGGCCGCCGCCATCTGCGCGTCCATATGGGCAG GTTCTCTGCTGCTCTCGGTCCCGGTGGCCGCGTATCAGCGCTTGGAGTCAGGGTTCTGGTACGGTCCCCGGACGTACTGCGCCGAGGTCTTCCCCTCCGCTGGCCACCAGAGGGCCTTCATCCTCTACTCCTTCATGGCCGTCTACCTGCTGCCCCTGCTCACCATCTGCTTCTGCTACACCTTCATGCTCAAGCACATGAGCAGAGCCTCTGTGGAGCCCATGGACAGCGTCCACCAG CACGTCCATGCTGAGCGGTCCGAGGCCGTGAGGGTGAAGGTATCTCGGATGGTTTTAGTGATGGTGCTgctgttcaccgtgtgctggggTCCCATTCACATTCTCATCGTGCTGCAGGCCTTCCACCCGGCGGCACCACTCCGCAGCTACACCCTCTACAAGCTGAAGATCTGGGCCCACTGCATGTCCTACTCCAACTCGTCCATCAACCCGCTAATCTACGCCTTCATGGGGGCGAACTTTAGAAAGGCCTTCAGAAGCGCCTTCCCCGCTGTGTTCAAGCGGCGGCCCAGGGACACGAGGACGATCCCCACGACTCCCGACACCGAGATGAACTTTCTTTCATCTGTTCAATga
- the tut7 gene encoding terminal uridylyltransferase 7: MDDRGGKGRRWREPPGHSDGSEGDFSPDVHGLGRNRNRACPEESWPSWRRRPPRRRRSSSGERQGQAGGSFSSPGAGRSWRDRQPRDDGQVLVIDHATVSINQLLRQRGGGADVPGRADGGGGVRFSCHLCNSRLDSVSDAHRHLKDRWHRRRAKEKRQEVMLRSIPFPGTEDIAAVGTVLEDVVREVGMADRDVDLRRRVLALMQDVLASVLPDSRLRLYGSSCTRFGFRHSDVNIDVPVPPDMHQPDVLLLVKKTLSDSAVFVEVESDFHTQVPAVLCKEKDSGLLCRVSSGNERAVLTSRYLSQLAQREPSLLPLVLAFRHWARICHLDMVDEGGLPPYSLALMVICFLQQRKEPLLPAYLESAGLGISQLKNFSLVAVEEDEVLWVCKVDGDAEQRCGRVPLVFAERGGGVEPGRLWVEFLAFYTLDFQTSDRVVSVRTSAPLWRENKDWPRKRIAIEDPFAVRKNVARSVSSQPMFEYLLHCLRCTYKYFCRPPARSTANHGPAAQQAAAHNHVHGRLGASSHGSSRRVSGVDDSDCVIEEELLGEEENSEDEENLDEEECLQREERRWEPFALTTEEQGLFPLDEDLSEERPSDSEEEEDELEEEEDLLVFGEEESNSLLHSPLNVLAGRGTDKAGAVRDVLQYTFTKKAFTCGRTHTLVCSVCKHDGHLRASCPEDLRKLQLDPLPPMTPKFLNILNEVCGQCYGDFSPDELEEEVREHILQDLETFIRRHISGARLKLFGSSKNGFGFKESDLDICMVLEGCNNAKDLDCITIIGKLARVLSKHTGLRNIFPITTAKVPIVKFCHVKTGLEADISLYNTLALHNTHLLASYAAIDPRVRILCYIMKVFSKVCDIGDASRGSLSSYAYTLMVLFYLQQRDPPVVPVLQEIYDGAQKPEVLVDGWNVYFFRDLEDLPRRWPECGRNAELVGDLWLGLLRFYTEEFNFKEQVVCVRQRMPLTTFKKQWTSRFICIEDPFDLNHNLGGGLSRRMTNFIMKAFINGRRVFGSPIKTFPLEYPDKMEYFFDPEVLTEGEVVPNDRCCRVCGRVGHYMKDCPKRRKARPRCVSEEAEHGDVEASVKCCFICGAESHMKKTCPFRNGAGSPRPEAGSSPSSPGRLRVVRDRERQRSPPPEGKNKGRKKKKKVLLQPQAGSLTGQLSRVSNRATVT, encoded by the exons ATGGACGACCGCGGCGGGAAGGGCCGCCGGTGGAGGGAGCCTCCGGGGCACTCCGACGGCAGCGAGGGCGACTTCAGCCCCGACGTCCACGGCCTGGGCCGGAACCGGAACCGGGCCTGCCCGGAGGAGAGCTGGCCGTCCTGGAGGAGGAGGCCGCCGCGGCGGCGTCGCAGCTCCTCCGGGGAGAGGCAGGGCCAGGCGGGAGGGAGCTTCTCCTCCCCCGGCGcag GGCGGAGCTGGAGGGACCGGCAGCCGCGTGACGATGGCCAGGTGCTGGTGATCGACCACGCCACCGTGTCCATCAACCAGCTGCTCCGGCAGAGAGGCGGCGGCGCCGACGTCCCCGGG AGAGCGGACGGCGGCGGTGGCGTGCGCTTCAGCTGTCACCTGTGCAACTCGCGCCTGGACTCCGTCTCTGATGCCCACCGCCACCTGAAGGACCGGTGGCACCGGAGACGCGCCAAG GAGAAGCGGCAGGAGGTGATGTTGAGGAGCATCCCGTTCCCGGGGACGGAGGACATCGCCGCCGTCGGCACGGTCCTGGAGGACGTGGTCAGGGAGGTGGGCATGGCGGACCGGGACGTGGACCTCCGGCGCCGCGTCCTCGCTCTCATGCAGGACGTCCTGGCGTCCGTCCTGCCCG ACTCCAGGCTCCGGCTGTATGGATCCTCCTGCACCAGGTTCGGCTTCAGACACTCGGACGTGAATATCGACGTCCCCGTCCCTCCCGAC ATGCATCAACCTGATGTTCTGCTGCTGGTGAAGAAGACCCTCTCGGACAGTG CTGTGTTTGTGGAGGTGGAGTCCGACTTCCACACCCAAGTGCCTGCAGTGCTGTGCAAGGAGAAGGACAG TGGCCTGCTGTGCAGGGTCAGTTCGGGGAACGAACGGGCCGTCCTGACCTCCCGGTACCTGTCCCAGCTGGCCCAACGCGAGCCGTCTCTGCTGCCCCTGGTTCTGGCCTTCAGACACTGGGCCAGG atctGCCATTTGGACATGGTTGATGAGGGTGGCCTTCCACCGTATTCTTTAGCCCTCATGGTCATCTGCTTCCTGCAGCAGCGCAAAGAGCCGCTCCTACCTGCCTACCTGGAGAGCGCG ggtctGGGCATCAGCCAGCTGAAGAACTTCTCCCTGGTTGCAGTAGAAGAAGACGAGGTGCTGTGGGTGTGTAAAGTTGATGGTGACGCTGAGCAGCGGTGCGGCCGA GTTCCTCTGGTGTTTGCGGAGCGCGGCGGGGGGGTGGAGCCGGGCCGGCTGTGGGTGGAGTTTCTGGCTTTCTACACGCTGGACTTTCAGACCTCGGACCGCGTGGTGAGCGTCCGCACCAGCGCCCCCCTGTGGAGGGAAAATAAAGACTGGCCCAGGAAGAGGATCGCCATCGAGG ATCCGTTCGCGGTCAGGAAGAACGTGGCTCGCTCCGTCAGCAGCCAGCCCATGTTTGAGTACCTCCTCCACTGCCTCCGCTGCACCTACAAGTACTTCTGCCGCCCCCCGGCCAGGTCCACAGCCAATCACGGGCCGGCGGCTCAGCAGGCCGCCGCCCACAATCACGTCCACGGGCGCCTCGGAGCCTCGTCCCACGGCAGCAGTAGACGGGTGTCGGGAGTGGACGACTCGGACTGTGTGATTGAGGAAGAGCTCCTTGGTGAGGAGGAGAACAGCGAGGACGAGGAGAACTTGGACGAGGAAGAGTGTCTTCAgcgggaggagaggag GTGGGAGCCATTCGCGCTGACCACCGAGGAGCAGGGCTTGTTCCCTCTGGACGAAGACCTGAGCGAGGAGCGTCCCTCAGActctgaagaggaggaggacgagctggaggaggaagaggatctGCTGGTTTTTGGAGAGGAGGAGTCCAACTCTCTTCTCCACTCACCGCTCAACGTTCTAGCCGGCCGTGGAACCGACAAGGCCGGAGCAGTTAGAGATGTTCTGCAGTATACGTTCACCAAGAAGGCCTTTACCTGTGGACgg ACCCACACTctggtgtgtagtgtgtgtaaaCACGATGGCCACCTCAGAGCCAGCTGTCCCGAGGACCTGAGGAAGCTGCAGCTGGACCCTCTTCCTCCAATGACCCCAAAGTTCCTCAATATTCTCAATGAAGTGTGTGGCCAGTGCTACG GTGACTTTTCTCCTGATGAGCTCGAGGAGGAGGTGAGGGAGCACATTCTGCAGGACCTGGAGACCTTCATCAGACGGCACATAAGTG gtgCTCGTCTGAAACTGTTTGGATCGTCCAAAAATGGTTTTGGCTTCAAGGAGAGTGACCTGGATATCTGCATGGTGCTTGAGGGTTGCAACAATGCAAAG GACCTGGACTGCATCACCATCATAGGCAAGCTGGCCAGAGTTCTGAGCAAGCACACTG GTTTGAGAAACATCTTTCCCATCACCACGGCGAAAGTCCCCATCGTGAAGTTCTGCCATGTGAAAACCGGTCTGGAGGCCGACATCAGCCTGTACAACACGCTG GCCCTTCACAACACACATCTACTGGCGTCGTATGCTGCCATTGACCCACGAGTCCGAATCCTCTGCTACATCATGAAGGTCTTTTccaag GTGTGCGATATTGGTGACGCGTCCCGGGGAAGCCTGTCGTCCTACGCGTACACGCTGATGGTGCTCTTCTACCTTCAGCAGCGAGATCCACCAGTCGTCCCCGTCCTGCAAGAG ATTTACGATGGCGCTCAGAAGCCGGAGGTGCTGGTGGACGGCTGGAACGTGTACTTCTTCAGAGACCTGGAGGACCTG CCGCGCCGCTGGCCGGAGTGCGGCCGGAACGCCGAGTTGGTGGGGGATCTGTGGTTGGGCCTGCTGCGCTTCTACACCGAAGAGTTCAACTTCAAGGAGCAGGTGGTGTGCGTCCGCCAGAGGATGCCGCTCACCACGTTCAAGAAGCAGTGGACGTCCAGATTCATCTGCATCGAGG ACCCTTTTGACTTGAACCACAACCTGGGAGGAGGCCTGTCCAGGAGGA TGACTAACTTCATCATGAAGGCCTTCATCAATGGCAGAAGAGTCTTCGGCTCGCCCATCAAAACCTTCCCCCTGGAGTACCCCGACAAGATG GAGTACTTCTTCGACCCGGAGGTCCTGACGGAGGGCGAGGTGGTGCCCAACGACCGCTGCTGCCGCGTCTGCGGGAGGGTCGGCCACTACATGAAGGACTGTCCGAAACGCAGGAA ggcgCGGCCCAGGTGTGTCAGCGAGGAGGCGGAGCACGGCGATGTGGAAGCCAGCGTGAAGTGCTGCTTCATATGCGGTGCGGAGTCTCACATGAAGAAAACGTGTCCGTTCAGAAACGGCGCAG GCAGCCCCAGACCAGAGGCGGGTTCCTCTCCCTCGTCCCCCGGCCGCCTGAGAGTCGTCCGGGACCGAGAGAGACAG CGCTCACCGCCGCCGGAGGGGAAGAACaaagggaggaagaagaagaagaaagtctTGCTGCAGCCTCAAGCAG gaagCCTCACTGGACAGTTGTCGCGCGTGTCGAACAGAGCGACCGTCACCTGA
- the kiss1rb gene encoding KISS1 receptor b isoform X2: protein MTENRTAGLPCSPDPEDAGCSGSHGPGVQSPPLLVDAWLVPLFFTLIMLAGLVGNSLVIYVVTRQQQMKTVTNLYIVNLATTDILFLVCCVPFTATLYPLPSWVFGDFMCRLVSYVQQVTAQATCITLSAMSVDRFYVTVRPLQSLHLRTPGLAAAICASIWAGSLLLSVPVAAYQRLESGFWYGPRTYCAEVFPSAGHQRAFILYSFMAVYLLPLLTICFCYTFMLKHMSRASVEPMDSVHQHVHAERSEAVRVKAFHPAAPLRSYTLYKLKIWAHCMSYSNSSINPLIYAFMGANFRKAFRSAFPAVFKRRPRDTRTIPTTPDTEMNFLSSVQ, encoded by the exons ATGACTGAGAACAGAACCGCAGGGCTGCCCTGCAGTCCGGACCCTGAGGACGCGGGGTGTTCTGGGTCACACGGACCAGGAGTCCAGAGCCCCCCgctgctggtggacgcgtggCTGGTTCCTCTGTTCTTCACACTGATCATGCTGGCGGGGCTGGTGGGGAACTCACTGGTCATCTATGTGGTGACCAGGCAGCAGCAGATGAAGACGGTCACCAATCTCTACATCG TGAATCTGGCCACAACAGACATCCTCTTCCTGGTCTGCTGTGTCCCCTTCACTGCCACCCTCTACCCCCTGCCCAGCTGGGTGTTTGGTGACTTCATGTGCCGACTGGTTAGCTATGTCCAGCAG GTCACGGCCCAGGCGACGTGCATCACCCTGTCTGCGATGAGCGTGGACCGCTTCTACGTGACGGTGCGCCCGCTGCAGTCCCTTCACCTCCGAACTCCCGGCCTGGCCGCCGCCATCTGCGCGTCCATATGGGCAG GTTCTCTGCTGCTCTCGGTCCCGGTGGCCGCGTATCAGCGCTTGGAGTCAGGGTTCTGGTACGGTCCCCGGACGTACTGCGCCGAGGTCTTCCCCTCCGCTGGCCACCAGAGGGCCTTCATCCTCTACTCCTTCATGGCCGTCTACCTGCTGCCCCTGCTCACCATCTGCTTCTGCTACACCTTCATGCTCAAGCACATGAGCAGAGCCTCTGTGGAGCCCATGGACAGCGTCCACCAG CACGTCCATGCTGAGCGGTCCGAGGCCGTGAGGGTGAAG GCCTTCCACCCGGCGGCACCACTCCGCAGCTACACCCTCTACAAGCTGAAGATCTGGGCCCACTGCATGTCCTACTCCAACTCGTCCATCAACCCGCTAATCTACGCCTTCATGGGGGCGAACTTTAGAAAGGCCTTCAGAAGCGCCTTCCCCGCTGTGTTCAAGCGGCGGCCCAGGGACACGAGGACGATCCCCACGACTCCCGACACCGAGATGAACTTTCTTTCATCTGTTCAATga